One segment of Streptomyces sp. YIM 121038 DNA contains the following:
- a CDS encoding VOC family protein, with protein sequence MTDLDSPAPRFHLAMPVDDLEAARRFYGGVLGLEEGRSSDAWVDWNLHGHQFVTHLAPERAPRIHNPVDGHDVPVPHFGLLLTVPAFHALAERLRAAGTDFVIEPYVRFEGQKGEQWTMFLLDPAGNALEFKAFADDSQVFAV encoded by the coding sequence ATGACCGACCTCGACTCCCCCGCCCCGCGGTTCCACCTGGCCATGCCGGTCGACGACCTGGAGGCCGCCCGGCGCTTCTACGGCGGCGTGCTCGGTCTGGAGGAGGGCCGCAGCTCGGACGCCTGGGTCGACTGGAACCTGCACGGGCACCAGTTCGTCACGCACCTCGCGCCGGAGCGCGCGCCCCGCATACACAACCCGGTCGACGGTCACGACGTGCCGGTGCCGCACTTCGGCCTGCTCCTGACCGTCCCGGCGTTCCACGCGCTGGCCGAGCGGCTGCGCGCGGCGGGCACCGACTTCGTGATCGAGCCCTACGTCCGCTTCGAGGGGCAGAAGGGCGAGCAGTGGACGATGTTCCTGCTCGACCCGGCAGGGAACGCCCTGGAGTTCAAGGCGTTCGCGGACGACTCGCAGGTCTTCGCCGTGTGA